A section of the Myxocyprinus asiaticus isolate MX2 ecotype Aquarium Trade chromosome 22, UBuf_Myxa_2, whole genome shotgun sequence genome encodes:
- the LOC127413395 gene encoding SLC35A4 upstream open reading frame protein-like, whose translation MADDKDPVTRLKDLVQLKDQLEEIQKKVENEVQAGIPQGGSLLASPFLKGFLAGYVVSRLRSSAILGVALGTLTGIYAAQNYQVPNIETSIQDFLNSLKKGPSN comes from the exons ATGGCGGATGACAAG GATCCAGTGACACGGCTGAAGGATCTGGTGCAGCTGAAAGACCAGCTAGAGGAGATCCAGAAGAAGGTGGAGAATGAGGTTCAGGCTGGAATCCCGCAG GGTGGATCACTATTAGCTTCTCCGTTTCTGAAAGGGTTCCTGGCGGGGTATGTGGTGTCCAGACTTCGTTCTTCTGCCATCTTGGGAGTCGCATTGGGAACGCTCACTGGAATCTACGCTGCTCAGAACTATCAGGTGCCCAACATTGAGACGTCCATACAAGACTTCCTGAACTCTCTGAAGAAAGGACccagtaattaa
- the slc35a4 gene encoding probable UDP-sugar transporter protein SLC35A4, with product MITIDNVGSSESEPPRRRRLALKVQWGVLLVLLVLIYGSHAPLISLAKVDGRVPFSTSSCVVLIELAKLIVSVATLVVTGNVSTLKASVSIIAMAPYAIPAFLYAFNNNLVVFMQAYMDPSSFQLLSNLKIASTALLYTSCLGKRLRSAQWLALGLLVAAGVSHSYTSLHWERINQDKSSPRLHVTSWGLLLVLVYCFVSGLAAVYTEQVLKMQRLPLSLQNMFLYVFGVAINLALHLFSSDEQQGFLDGYSTLVLLIIAGQVANGLLMSVIMKHGSGITRLFVISSAMLVNAVLSWGLLGIQLTPYFLFPVVLTGWAVYLYYR from the coding sequence ATGATCACAATAGATAATGTGGGTTCTAGTGAATCAGAACCTCCCCGCAGGAGACGCTTGGCCCTCAAGGTCCAGTGGGGGGTTCTTTTGGTTCTTCTGGTTCTCATTTATGGCTCCCACGCTCCCCTAATCTCCCTCGCCAAAGTTGACGGCCGCGTTCCCTTCAGTACGTCCTCCTGTGTGGTTCTGATCGAATTGGCCAAACTAATTGTCTCAGTTGCCACCCTGGTGGTGACCGGGAATGTTTCCACTCTCAAAGCATCTGTTTCTATCATTGCGATGGCGCCGTACGCCATTCCTGCATTTCTCTACGCTTTCAACAACAACCTAGTGGTTTTCATGCAAGCGTACATGGACCCGAGCTCCTTCCAGCTTCTTAGCAACCTTAAAATTGCCTCTACCGCGCTTCTCTACACGTCCTGTTTGGGAAAGAGGTTGCGGTCGGCACAATGGCTCGCTTTGGGGTTGCTTGTGGCTGCTGGGGTGTCCCACAGCTACACCAGCCTACATTGGGAGCGTATAAATCAAGATAAATCGAGTCCCAGGCTTCACGTCACCTCCTGGGGCCTCCTGCTGGTGCTCGTATATTGTTTTGTATCCGGATTGGCAGCCGTTTACACTGAACAAGTGTTGAAAATGCAGCGTTTGCCACTCAGTCTCCAAAACATGTTTCTGTACGTCTTTGGAGTGGCAATTAATCTTGCATTGCATCTATTCAGTAGCGACGAGCAGCAGGGGTTTTTGGATGGATATTCCACGCTGGTTTTGCTCATTATAGCAGGTCAGGTCGCTAACGGTCTACTGATGTCGGTGATCATGAAACACGGATCAGGAATCACGAGGCTTTTCGTCATCTCATCCGCCATGCTGGTAAACGCCGTCCTCTCCTGGGGGCTTTTGGGAATACAGCTCACCCCTTACTTCCTGTTTCCTGTAGTGCTGACTGGATGGGCTGTATACCTGTATTACAGGTAG